A stretch of Oncorhynchus mykiss isolate Arlee chromosome 12, USDA_OmykA_1.1, whole genome shotgun sequence DNA encodes these proteins:
- the snrnp70 gene encoding U1 small nuclear ribonucleoprotein 70 kDa → MTQFLPPNLLALFAPRDPIPFLTQLEKLPHEKHHNQPYCGIAPFIRHFEDPRDAPPPTRAETRDERLERKRREKIERRQTVVETELKLWDPHNDPNAQGDAFKTLFVARVNYDTTESKLRREFEVYGPIKRIYIVYNKRSGKPRGYAFIEYEHERDMHSAYKHADGKKIDGRRVLVDVERGRTVKGWHPRRLGGGLGGTRRGGADVNIKHSGRDDTSRYDDHPPIGGERERERGPEPRGERRERSRERERGGEKERGGERRRSRSRERRRRSSRSRERGDRGLGLAGPAEESVGGGRRRDRERERGGGGPGGDSHSRERSRDKGERKRRSRSRERKRDRERGKGGEGDEGMGLGDGMMGEGGEKMPEEPSVGEEGGEVGEERGGRERDRDRERDRDRRRSHRDKDRERDRERHRGDREKDREHKRDRERGGGERREDRHGSLLPPSAEQDDVGNGEAGEAPPQPEENSQDGLMMDQESVQSGEGYVSNENGYKVETQAEEY, encoded by the exons ATGACCCAGTTTTTACCCCCCAATCTGCTGGCCCTATTTGCGCCCCGGGACCCCATACCATTTCTGACCCAGTTGGAGAAGCTTCCCCATGAAAAACACCACAACCAGCCATACTGTGGCATCGCTCCCTTCATCAGGCACTTTGAG GACCCCAGAGATGCCCCTCCCCCCACTAGGGCAGAAACTCGCGATGAGAGGTTGGAGAGGAAG AGGAGGGAGAAGATCGAGAGGAGGCAGACGGTTGTGGAGACAGAACTGAAGCTCT GGGATCCACACAATGACCCCAATGCTCAGGGGGATGCCTTCAAGACCCTGTTTGTGGCTCGTGTG AATTATGACACCACGGAATCCAAGCTTCGCCGTGAGTTTGAGGTCTACGGACCCATCAAACGG ATCTACATCGTCTACAACAAGAGGTCAGGGAAGCCCAGAGGCTACGCCTTCATAGAGTACGAGCACGAGAGAGACATGCACT CTGCCTACAAGCATGCAGACGGGAAGAAGATCGATGGAAGGAGAGTGCTGGTGGATGTTGAGAGAGGCCGCACTGTGAAGGGATGGCATCCCCGCAGGCTAG GCGGTGGTCTTGGTGGGACAAGGAGAGGCGGGGCTGACGTCAACATCAAGCACTCTGGAAGAGACGACACCTCACGTTACGATGACCACCCCCCAATTGGAGG GGAACGAGAGCGCGAACGTGGACCTGAGCCCAGAGGGGAGCGCAGAGAGCGTAGCCGTGAGCGTGAACGTGGGGGGGAGAAAGAGCGCGGTGGCGAAAGACGGCGGTCCCGGTCCCGGGAAAGACGCAGGCGCAGCTCCCGCTCCAGGGAGAGGGGCGACAGGGGTCTGGGCCTGGCAGGGCCCGCAGAGGAGAGCGTAGGGGGTGGCAGGAGGAGAGATCGAGAGAGGGAGCGGGGGGGAGGAGGACCAGGGGGAGACAGTCATagcagggagaggagcagagacaagggtgaaaggaagaggaggagccgCAGCAGAGAGCGCAAGCGAGACCGGGAGAGGGGCAAGGGTGGCGAGGGGGATGAGGGCATGGGGCTTGGAGATGGTAtgatgggggagggaggagagaagatgcCTGAAGAGCCTAGTGTGggtgaggaagggggagaggtgggagaggagcgCGGCGGGAGGGagcgggacagagacagggagcggGACCGTGACCGGAGGCGCAGCCACAGGGACAAGGACCGGGAGAGGGACCGGGAGAGGCACAGGGGGGACAGGGAGAAGGACAGGGAGCataagagagacagggagcgggGTGGCGGGGAGCGCAGGGAAGACCGGCATGGCTCTCTCCTGCCCCCCTCGGCCGAGCAGGACGATGTGGGTAACGGGGAGGCGGGGGAAGCACCGCCCCAGCCAGAGGAGAACAGCCAGGATGGGTTGATGATGGACCAGGAGTCGGTGCAGTCGGGGGAGGGCTACGTTTCCAATGAGAACGGCTACAAGGTGGAGACCCAGGCAGAGGAGTACTAA